The genome window CTTCCATCCGGCCCGCATGTGCGAGATGAAAGGCACGATGCACAGCATCGAGGCCATATCCCGGCTTAAGGAGAAATACCCGGATATACTGCTCGTGCTCAGCGGCAACGGAGATACCGTGGACTTCGAGAATGAGCGCCCGGCCTTTATCTCGAAGGTACGGCAGCTGATCGAGGAGCTGGGTATTTCGGATAACATTCAGTTCGTGAGCATACCGGCGGAAGAAATGCCCGCCTACATGAACGCGGCCGACATCGTCGTATATCCCACGATACTGCCGCAGGGCGAGGCGTTCGGCCTCGCGCCGGTGGAGGCCATGGCATGCTGCCGCCCCGTGATCGTCACGAGGAACGGCGGCCTGCCGGAAAGCACGGCACACGGCATCAACGGCCTTATCGTGGACGCTGACCCGGCGGTGCTGACCGGAGAGCTGGTCCGGAACATCGAGCTGCTCATCGAGAGGCCGGGGCTACGTAAGTACCTGGGCGCCAACGGCCGTGAGGTGGCCATCGAGCGGTTCGACGCGTGCCGGATGGCGCTCAGGATGGAAGACCTCTATAACCGGCTCATACTGGCCAGGCTCGTCGAAAGCGGGGGCACCACCGAGGCCTCCCGGGAGGCCAGCGTGTCGATGACGAAGAAAAAGACGCTAGAGCACTAGCGCATGGCGCTGTTAAAAAGCAAGGTCTTCATACGTCTTTAGTGCTTTTTACGCAGGGTACCTATAAAAAACCCCAATAGAAATCTGGTTTGGGTTGATGCGATGAAGATAGGCGTAATTCACTGGGCGTTCCCGCCGGTGGTGGGAGGCGTCGAGTCCCATCTTGTCTACTTGTACGAAGAGCTAGCCAGGATGGGGCATAAGGTCTCGATATTGACCGCCCCGCATCCCGACAGGGATCCCGCCGATTACCCGTGGTGCCGGATCGTGGACGACGAGCTAATGTCTATCCGCTACTGTCTAAATTACCCGGGACAGGACCGTTACGATCGTGTGCGTGAGATGATGGAGCGGTTCATCGAGCGGGAGGATCCCGATGTTATACATGCCCATAACTTCCACTATTTTGTTCCCGACCACGCGGAGTGTCTGGACGAGATCTCGAAGAAATATGGCATTCCCATCGTGCTCACGGTCCATAACTACTGGAAGGACGACCTCTGCCGGCACCTGCTAAAGGACATCGGCTGGGACCGGCTCGTCGCCGTCAGCTATTACATGAAATGGCCGTGCATCTTCGACGCGAAGGTGGACCCCGATAAGATGGAAGTCCACTACCACGGCATCGACCTGAATAAATACTGTGCGCTGGACGGCCAGCGGATCAAAGAGCAGCTGGGCCTTGCAGGGCGAAGGGTGATCTTCCACCCGGCCCGGGCCTGCGAATCGAAGGGCTCGCTGCACAGCATCATGGCCGCGGGACTGCTCAAGGATAAGTACCCGGACCTGTGCCTCATACTGAGCGGCAACGGGGATTCCGTGGACTTCGACGAGGAGCGGGAATCGTTCAAGGCCAGAGTAGGCGAGTTGCTGCGCGAGTACGACATGGAGAAGAACGTCATCTTCGTCAGCGCCAGCGGCAGCGAGATGCCGCTCTACATGAACGCCGCAGACGTGGTCGTCTACCCGACGATCTTCTATAAGGGCGAGGCGTTCGGCATCGCGCCGGTGGAGGCCATGGCCTGCGGCAGGCCAGTCATTGTCACCAACAGCGGCGGGCTGGTTGAGAGTACGTACCACGGTATCAACGGTCTCGTCGTGGATAAGGACCCGCAGACGCTGGCGCGGGAGCTTGCAGAGGGCATCGATCGTCTCATAGCCGACGCCTGCCTGGGTGAATACCTTGGAAAGAATGGCCGGGAGGTCGCCCTGGAGCGGTTCGATTCGAGAAAAATGGCACTGCGGATGGAAAATCTGTACGAGCGGCTGGTCAGCGACAGCGTCATGCAGCGGATAAAAAATACGGCCACGCGGCCCAGGCAGGGCCTGAAAGGCGCCGGCTGCACGACGTCCCGGACGACCTAGCACAGTGCTGGCCCGGTTATGGATGGAACGATCGTCATCAACGAAGGGACGACCTTCATGGTCACCGATAGCAGCGGTAACGTGCCGAGAGGCACGCCGCTGGGCTTGTTCAGGTCTGACACGAGATACCTGAACCTGTACATGCTGCAGCTCGATAGCAAGCCCCTCATACCTCTGAGCTTTACCCGGAAGGGCTATATCGCGAACATTTCGCTGACGAACCCGGAGATCAAGTCGGACGGGCAGACCATACCCGAGGGCACTCTTCACATCCTGCGAACGATGTTCATCAGCACGAACTTTTATGAGAAGACGTTCATCAAGAACACGAACGGCTTTCCCGTAAAGCTAAAGCTTTCGCTCTCCTACGACACAGATTTCCGGGACATCTTCGAGGTCAAGGGGGTGAACATCCACCGAAAAGGCCTTCGAGCAATCATCGAGGGCGAGGAGGGGAAGAACATCATCCTGCGCTACGAGGGCCTGGATAACGTCATCCGGCGCACCGAGTTCTATTTTAAGCCCACCCCCGAGATTCTGTGGGATACGGCGCAATTCGATCTAGAGATCGCCCCGTACGAGACCAGGGAGATCGACATCGAGGTGGTCATGACGCTGGGCGGAGTGCCGGTAATCCGGCAGGAGTTCGTGGAGGCCAAGAAGGAGATCGAGGAGTCCTACGACCGCTGGCAGCGGGGGCTGACGCAGATATCGACAGACAACGAGGTCATGAACAACGTCATCGAGACGAGCATACTGGATCTACGCTCGCTCATCATCAACACGAAGAAGGACCTTTTAGTCCCGGCGGCCGGCATACCATGGTACGACACCATCTTCGGGCGGGACAGCCTCATCACGTGCTTCCAGACCCTGATGCTCAACCCGTCGCTGTCCGCCTCCACTCTGAGGTTCCTGACGCTATACCAGGGCACAAAAGTGGACCCGTGGACCGACGAGCAGCCCGGCAAGATCCTCCACGAGATTCGGGAGGGAGAGCTGGCGAACCTGCACCACATCCCGCACACGCCCTACTATGGCACTATAGACGCGACGATGCTGTATTTGATATTGATGTCGGAGTACCATAAGTGGACTGCCGACGAGAAGGTCCATGCGGACCTGAAGCAGGGCGCAGAGGCGGCGGCTCGCTGGATCGACGATTACGGGGACATGGACAAGGACGGCTTCGTGGAATACATCCGTATGTCAGATCGGCTGGGCCTGATCAACCAGGGCTGGAAGGACTCCCATAACTCCATCGTGTTCGCCGACGGCCAGCTTGCGTCGCCGCCCATCGCGCTCTCCGAAGTGCAGGGATACGCCTACGACGCGAAGCGGCGCTATGCGGAGCTGTATCCGGACGGCGACCTGGCCCGAAAGATGCTCTCGGAGAGCAGGCCCCTCAAGGATAAGTTCAACGACGTTTTCTGGATGCCGGAAGCGAATTATTACGCCGAGGCGCTGGATAAGGACAAGCGCCAGGTCAACTCCGTCACGAGCAATCCCTGCCACGGCTTCTGGTCGGGCATCCTGGAGGAGCAAAAAGCGGATACGGTGGCGAAACGCATCATGCAGTCCGACATGTTCTCCGGCTGGGGCATCAGGACGCTGTCCTCGAAGGAGGCCGCCTACGACCCGCAGAGCTATCACGACGGCTCGGTGTGGCCGCATGATAACTCGCTCATCCTGTGGGGCCTCAAGAAGTATGGCTACACCCGGGAGGCGAATTCCGTCATCACGTCGCTCATCGACGCTAGCAAGTACTTCGATTACCGGCTTCCAGAGCTTTTCTGCGGCTACCAGCGGGAGGATAACCAGGCGCCCGTCATCTACCATTCCACCTGCAGCCCGCAAGCCTGGGCCTCCGGCAGCATTATCCTCTTCATGCAGACCATGCTTGGCCTCTACCCGGACGCTCCGAATAACGTGCTTTACGTGAAGCCAGAGCTGCCCGAATGGCTCAACATTGTCACGATCAAGAACATGGTCGTCGGCGGCGAGAAGATCAGCATCGAGTTCAAGCGCATGGGCGATAAGGCGACCTTCGAAACCATCGGCAAGACCGGAAACATAAGAGTCGAACAACTCTAAAACCAGTTAAAATCCTCTAAGCATAATAAGAATGCTCGAAGACTTTTTCAGCCTCAAAGTGGCTCGAAGCTGGCTCTAAGTTCTCTGAGACTTATTAAAAATCGTTGGTGCGGCCTGGTGTAACCTTGGTGCCGCCTGGTGATATAAATAATATTGGTGCCGCCTGGTGTAAACCTGGTGTGGTTGAAACTCTTGTGTTAGCAAGCGGCACCAAGTTTACACCAGGCCGCACGGAATATTTATTTAATCACTAAGCGGTACCAAGTTTACACCAGGTGGCACCAATTTTTTTAATATTATTGCTGTGTTGAATTACTCCCGTATTATAAGCTTTTTAAGAGCACGGAGGGCACTATTTTTCACCACAAAGGCACGAAGAGCACGGAGGCCCACAAAGTTTTCTTTTTAGATTAAGTTACAAAGAACACAAAGCCGGTTCATTGACATCAGGGCACGAAGGATACAAAGACACAGTGGAATGAACAAGAGCACTTTTACCATCGTTCCTTCATATCCTTTGTATCTTATAAGTTCAAAAAGCGGCTCTGTGTCCTTTGTCTCTTAATTATAAAAAAGTCTTTGTGGGCCTCCATGCTCTTCGTGTCTTTGTGGTGAAAAATAGTGACTCCGTACACTCTGAGACTTAAAAGGGCATATCCAGCACAGCAATTGTGACTAAGCTCATTCATTTAATATTAAATCATCTTTTAATGTAGCTTCGCGGCCTTCGCGCTCGAAACGTCTTCGCGGGCTTAGCAGGTTTCGCGGGCTTAAGCCAGAGAAGTGCAGGACATATAAGATTTATTCAACGCAGCATAGAGGATTAATAGGCCTGACATTCCTCAGTAAAAATAAATTATCCACTTAATATCTCAAATCCGATGCAATAGCCTGCTGC of Methanocella sp. contains these proteins:
- a CDS encoding glycosyltransferase family 4 protein encodes the protein MKIGVIHWAFPPVVGGVESHLVYLYEELARMGHKVSILTAPHPDRDPADYPWCRIVDDELMSIRYCLNYPGQDRYDRVREMMERFIEREDPDVIHAHNFHYFVPDHAECLDEISKKYGIPIVLTVHNYWKDDLCRHLLKDIGWDRLVAVSYYMKWPCIFDAKVDPDKMEVHYHGIDLNKYCALDGQRIKEQLGLAGRRVIFHPARACESKGSLHSIMAAGLLKDKYPDLCLILSGNGDSVDFDEERESFKARVGELLREYDMEKNVIFVSASGSEMPLYMNAADVVVYPTIFYKGEAFGIAPVEAMACGRPVIVTNSGGLVESTYHGINGLVVDKDPQTLARELAEGIDRLIADACLGEYLGKNGREVALERFDSRKMALRMENLYERLVSDSVMQRIKNTATRPRQGLKGAGCTTSRTT
- a CDS encoding glycosyltransferase family 4 protein, whose protein sequence is MKIGVVHWAFPPVVGGVESHLGYLYGELARMGHDVSILTAPHPQREDGSTGWCTVVSDELMDIDHLLKVPAGPGRWQEIYTMLEGYIRDYSPDVIHAHNLHYFFPDHAEALGILSKKYGIPIVLTIHNFWEDDLCRHLLRDIGWNMVVAVSYHLKRSCLFDAKLDPGLVEVQYHGIDLNKYRPVEGREAQRQKLGFAGRKVIFHPARMCEMKGTMHSIEAISRLKEKYPDILLVLSGNGDTVDFENERPAFISKVRQLIEELGISDNIQFVSIPAEEMPAYMNAADIVVYPTILPQGEAFGLAPVEAMACCRPVIVTRNGGLPESTAHGINGLIVDADPAVLTGELVRNIELLIERPGLRKYLGANGREVAIERFDACRMALRMEDLYNRLILARLVESGGTTEASREASVSMTKKKTLEH
- a CDS encoding glycogen debranching N-terminal domain-containing protein; this translates as MDGTIVINEGTTFMVTDSSGNVPRGTPLGLFRSDTRYLNLYMLQLDSKPLIPLSFTRKGYIANISLTNPEIKSDGQTIPEGTLHILRTMFISTNFYEKTFIKNTNGFPVKLKLSLSYDTDFRDIFEVKGVNIHRKGLRAIIEGEEGKNIILRYEGLDNVIRRTEFYFKPTPEILWDTAQFDLEIAPYETREIDIEVVMTLGGVPVIRQEFVEAKKEIEESYDRWQRGLTQISTDNEVMNNVIETSILDLRSLIINTKKDLLVPAAGIPWYDTIFGRDSLITCFQTLMLNPSLSASTLRFLTLYQGTKVDPWTDEQPGKILHEIREGELANLHHIPHTPYYGTIDATMLYLILMSEYHKWTADEKVHADLKQGAEAAARWIDDYGDMDKDGFVEYIRMSDRLGLINQGWKDSHNSIVFADGQLASPPIALSEVQGYAYDAKRRYAELYPDGDLARKMLSESRPLKDKFNDVFWMPEANYYAEALDKDKRQVNSVTSNPCHGFWSGILEEQKADTVAKRIMQSDMFSGWGIRTLSSKEAAYDPQSYHDGSVWPHDNSLILWGLKKYGYTREANSVITSLIDASKYFDYRLPELFCGYQREDNQAPVIYHSTCSPQAWASGSIILFMQTMLGLYPDAPNNVLYVKPELPEWLNIVTIKNMVVGGEKISIEFKRMGDKATFETIGKTGNIRVEQL